The stretch of DNA GACGGGTCGGCGTCGGCCGAGCCCGGCCGCTGAGGCTCAGTCCCGCAGGTGCCGCCACGTCGCGAGCGAGATCGCCCCGGCGGCCCCGAGCAGGCCGAACCCGGGGGCGCTCACGGTCTTGCTCTCGGCAGCCGGCGTCGACGTGGGCGCGGGAGACGACGGTGTCGACGTACCGGGAGTGGAGGACGGCGTCGGCTCCACGGTCGGCGTGGGCGTCTCGGTGTCGGTCAACGCCGGCGGCGACGCCTGCTCGCCGGCGCGGTTCGGGAAGGTGACCAACGCACCCTTGCCGGCGTTGTACCGCCCCCGCGAGTGGCTGCTGGCGACGAAGAACTCCTCGGTGGCGTACTGGGCGGTCCAGAACGTCCACTCGTGGGGGTCGCGCCACCACGCCAGCAGCTCCGGGTTCCGCGGATCGCTCACGTCGTGGATCTTGACGCCGCCGTCGTACCACGAGCTGTAGAGGCGCTCGCCCCTGATCTCGAAGTTGTGCGGCGTGGTGTTGATCTCGGCCTTCTCGGGGTTTCGGGAGTGCGGCGCCTCGATCGTCGCGAGCCGCTCCGGCGCGGTCTCCTCGCGCACGTCCCAGAGTTCGACCTCGCCGAGGGGCTGGATCTCCGTCCCCTCTGTGAGTTCGGTCGGCCACGCCTCCTTGTTGAGGGCGAGCAGCGAGGCGTCGTCGTTCACGGCCGCCGTGTGGTGGTTCCCCGGCATGCTCAGCGAGTGGACGACGGCGTCCTCCGACGGTATCTCCGCGAGCGTCTCCGCCGACCGACCGCCGATCCGGGTCACAACCGTCGGTGCTGCCGGGTCACTCACGTCGAGGACGAACGTGCCCGCATCCCACTCGACGACGTACGCACGGTCGCCCTGCGCGTACACGTCGTGCGCGAAACGCAGCAGGCCGTCCACCTCCGCCCACGCCGGGTCGGCGTCTCGCGGCGCCCACCGCCCGAGTTCGGTCGGCTCGTCGGCGACGCCGACGAGCACCACCTCGCTCCCGTTGACCAGGTACGCACGCTCCTCGGTCAGTTCGGCGTTGTGGATGGGGAACTCGGTCTCGTGGAAGGCGACGCGCTCCGGGTCTTTGGGGTCCGTGACGTCGTACAGCAGGAACCCCTCGACGACCGGTTCCTCGTGCCCGTTCGCGGGGCCGGCCACGAGCAGCCGATCGCCGGCGACCTTCACGTCGAGGATCTCCTGCATCGGCCCGCCTTCTCGTTCCGACAACAGCCCCGTCCGGCGCTGGAGCACGGCGGGCTCGTTCGGCGTGGAGATGTCGACGACCGCGAACCCGTCCTGGGTCGCGACGTACGCCGTCTCGCTCTCGGGGCCGACGACGGCCTCGGTCGCGCCGGTGATCGAGACGGAGCCGAGCGGTTCGAACGCAGATTGTGTAGCCGATGCGGTGGCAGGGAGGGCGCCGACGGCGGGGATCGCACAGCCGGCGGCCCGGAGGAACTGACGCCGGTGCATCGCCCCGACGGTGGGCCCAGCGGAGCAAAAGCGTGCTGGAGAGTGAAACGAAATTCGTTGCTTCCCCGCCCATCCGAACGTGTTCGGAGCCACGGGTAGGGGGCGAGAGCGCGTAGCGTCGACCATGTCCGGTCTCTCACCCTTCGGCGGCGGCGGGAACGACGACGCGACGTTCGACGAGGAGGGCGAGTTCGTCCCCGAACACCTCCCAGAATCCGGCGAGTTCCTCGAGGGGCACGACGTGCTCGCCGAGGACGAACACGTCGCCGTCCACGATGTCGCACGGGAACTGTTCGAGGAACGCGGCGTGTACGACATGACGTTCGGCTACAACCTCGCGCGACTCAACCTCGACACGCGCCACCCCGGGGCCGGGTTCCGATACGCCGAAGAGGCGGACGACCCGGCCGTGCTGCGCGCCGAGTTCACGCCGACGACGGCGTTCTGCCCGCAGACACACACCCTCACTATCGGCGCGTTCCGGGCCTGGAACGGGCTCGCCGAGCGCCACGGCTACGAAATCGTCCGGATCCGCGCGGCCCCGATGCATCAGGAGAGCGACGCGGTCAACGAACAGCTCCGGTCGCTGGAAGAGGAGTACCGTGAGACGGGGAGCGTTCCGGATGCGGACGACAGCGAGGACGGTGGGTCGACGACGGGCTCGCCGGACGCGCCGTTCTGACCCCGCCGTCGACAGTCTCGCCGCCGCTCTCGACTCTGAACTACGACTCCTCGGTGGCGGGCGCGAGGACGACGATGGCCGTGCTCGGCTCGACTGCGTGAGGGGAGATCGAACGCTCGCCGCTGAATCGGGCGAGCTCACCCGCCTCCAGTTCGTGCGTCTCGTCGTCGAGCGAGACCTCTAGCTGACCGTCGAGAAGGTGGAGGACGACGTTCGTCCCGGGGTGGGTGTGGGCGGGAACTCCCTCGCCGGCGTCGAGTTCGAGCCGGACCGTCCGGGGGTCGCGCTGCTCGAACACCTCCGCGTGGGGTGTGTCGGTCAGGTCGTCGATCGCGGTGATCTCGGGCATCGACGGGACTCCGTTCGGGCCGGCCCTGAGCGTTCGGCCGAAGACGTTCGTGCCGCCGGCTCAGTCGCGGTCGGCCGACGCCGACGCGCCGTCGGACTCGACCGTCGCCCACGTCCCGAGCAGTACCGTGAGCAGCGACTGCGGCGCGTGCTCGCGGACGACGCCGGCGACGTTCACGACGAACAGCAGCGTCCCGACGAGGACCGCGATCCCGGCGACCGCCGAAACCGCCGACGGGAGGTCGAGCAGGCCGTCGGCGACGAGCAGCGTCGTCCCGCCGAGAAGACACCAGAAGTCCGCCGCTGCGAGCCGGTCGTCGTACAGGTCGTCGACCATCGGCACCGGCTCGTACCCCAGACGGTCGCTGTAGCGGTGGACCCAGACGACGAAGGGGACGACGTGGTAGACAGTGCCGAGGACGACGAAGCCGACGACGCCGAGCAGGAGCAGGTGGCTCACGCCCGGTCGACCCAGCAGCGCGCTCCGCGCGAGCGGATCCGCGAGCCACGCGGGCAACGCGAGCGCGGCCCAGATCGCGGTCGCCGCGGCAACGACCGCATACCGCGAGAGCATCGGCGTCCGCTCGACCTGCGTCTCCCAGAGCCGGCGGGCGAGCACGACCGCGAACGCGACGAGCGCGAACGCGACGAGAACGCCGCCGGCGCGCGCGACAGTGGCCGATTCCGCGAGTCGGCCGGCTGCGAGCAGGAGCACGCCCGTCGGGTAGCCGAACTCCTCGAATCGGCCGAGCGGGACGTCGATCCCGTGGAGTTCGGTCTGGGTGAACATCGTCCCGAGCTGGTAGAGCGCGCCCAGCACCGTCGTGAGCACCGCACCGAACACGGCGAGTGTCGCGTGGGCGCCGACGACGGCCGGTCGGGGGACGGGGAGCACCGACGGTCGAACGAAGCCGACCGCCAGCAGGAGCCCCAGCAGCGTCGCGAGGAGGAAGAAGCCGAGCGCGAGCGCGAAGTGACGCTCGGTCGTGTCGAACGGTCGCACCCGGGCCAGCGTCCGGCCGATGTTGTAGACGAACACCCAGAACCCCAGCAGCATCGCCGCGCCGAAGGCTGGCAGGAGCGCGAGCTGCCCGGTGAGCAGGCCGGCGGCGAACCCCACCAGCCCGCCCGCGATCAGCGGGAGCTGGATCGCGGCGAGCCGCGTCGAGTGGAGGTCGACGCCCGACCAGACCGGCACGAACTGCGTCATCGCACCGGCGATCGTGAGACAGACCCACCCCACGAGCAGCAGGTGGGCGTGGGCGAGCGAGAGCAGTCCCAGACGGAGATCGGCGACAGCCGCGACGCCGGCCACTACGCCGAGCGGGAGGAACGCGCTCGCGACGAGGAAATGTCGCAGCGGGACGGTCATCGGCGGCTGACGGTCGGCGTCGACGTCGCCGGGGATCGCGCTCATACCGGCGGAACGGGCCCCAGCGGCCTCCCAATGGCTGCGAACACGTTCGGGTCGGCTACCGCTTGGGGAACCGCGCCACGTACTCGTCGTCGTCGCGCTGTTCGACGCTGTAGCCGTCTGGGTCGAACGCCTCGACCTCGGCCTGCATCTCGTAGAACAGGGGTTTGGGCTCGTGGTCGTTGACGATCACCAGCTCGTCGCCGCTGTCGAGCGAGTCGAACGCGTCGTGGATCTTCGGGTGGCGGTCCGACGGCGGGATCTCACGAACGTCGAGTGTGGTCTCGGACATCGACTTCCGATAGCGGGCCAGTCCCCCAGAGGGTTCGCCCGAACTTGTTCGGTTCTCGTCGGCCGGCGGAGTGTCCCGAACGTGTTCGGCAGCACCGATTGGTGGGGCAGGGCAGTACGATGAGGTATCGATGCCATGTCCCAGCGACACTCTCACTGCGACCGACCCGGGGCCAGTCGTAGACGCCCGCTGCCGGCCGAGTACCCCTCGATCGGCCGGCCCGCGAGCGACGCCGACGAGCGCAGGGTAGCCGACCATGAACACCTCACGACACCGGGACGATGACCGGACAGCTGTACGAGGCGAGCAGTCACGCCGAACGGAGAACGATGAAGCGTGACCCGATCGCGGTCGAGGCGCCGGAGCTACAGGACGTGCTCGACGCACTGGACGATCCGGACTGCCGAGCGATCCTCGGGCAGCTCGACAGCCCGATGGCCGCCAAAGAGCTCTCAGAGGCGTGTGAGATTCCGCAATCGACGACCTACCGCAAGCTGGACCTGCTCAGCGACGCCTCGCTGGTCGATGAACGGACGGAGATCCGCGACGACGGCCGCCACACGACCCGGTACGTCGCGGACTTCGAGGAGATCCAGGTCTCGCTGGACGAGGACGGTTCGCTCGAACTCGCGATCGGCCGCAGGGAGTCGACGCCCGAAGAGCGGCTCTCGGCGCTCTGGTCGGAGGTGCGCACCGAAACATGAACGTCGCCGTCGTCGTACTCAAGACCCTCACGCTCGTTCTCGGCGGCTCGATCACGCTGTACGCGGTCCGGGCCTATCGGCGCAACGGGTCGCCGGCGCTGCGGGCGCTCGCGATCGGGTTCGGCGCGATCACCGTCGGTGCGCTGCTTGCGGGGATCGTCGACCAGCTCCTGCCGGTGAACAACGAGTTCGCACTCGTCGTCGAGAGCGCGTTCACGACGCTGGGGTTCGGCGTGATCCTCTACTCGCTGTACGTGGAGTAGGGGGATCGTCGGCCCCGTCGTTCCGAGCCCGCAGCTCGGACACCGGGAATTATACTCCCGTCGGCCGATCCGGAGCCATGGCACTCGCGAACCCCGACCTCACTGGCTCGACGGCGTTCATCACCGGCACGACCCGCGGAATCGGCAAACAGCTCGCGCTCGCGCTCGCCGACCACGGCTGCAACGTCGTCTCGACGGGCAAGACGACCGACGACGACGAGACCGAGCTCGCGGGCTCGATCGAGCAGACGGCCCGCGAGGTACGCGAGCGTGGGGCCGAGGCGATCGCGCTCGAACTCGACCTCCGCGACGAGGACCGCGTCGAGGCAATCGTCGACGAAGCGATCGACCAGTTCGGCGAGATCGACATCGTGATCAACAACGCCAGCGCGATCCAGTTGGCGAACGTCGCGGACCTGCCGGCCGACCGGTTCGACCTGCTGACCGACGTGAACGTCCGCGGCAGCCACCTCGTCGCGCACGCGTTCGCCGACCACCTCGCGGACCAGGAAGAGGCGTGGCTGCTGTCGAACTCACCGCCGATCACCACCGACCGCTCGCCCGGGAAGGCGCCGTACGCGTGGTCGAAGCTCGGGATGTCGTTCATCGCGCTGTCGCTCGCCGAGGAGCTGAAAAGCGACGGCGTCGGCTGTAACACGTTCTGGCCGGTGACGACGATCGACACCCGCGCGAGCCGCTACTTCGGGCTCGGAACCGAGGACGACTGGCGTACCCCGGAGATCGTCTCGGACGCGGTGCTCGAGATCCTCGCACGCGACCCCGCGGAGTGTACGGGCAACAGCTTCTACGACGAGACGCTGCTGCGCGAGGCCGGCGTCACCGACTTCTCCGAGTACAACGTCACCGAGGGCGATCCGGCGCCGATGTCGGCCCGGATGTTCGACCCGGCGTTCGAGCGCGAGGCGTGATCGGTTCCGCCACAGAAACGAGGATCAGGTAGCCTGGAACCCCGGCGGGCACGACTCGGGCGCCACAGGACGGAATTCGCGAAGGTTCAGACGCTCCGGCGCCGAACCAACCGACTCGCCAGCCACGTCCCCGCGACGCTCCACGCGACCAGCGCCGCCACGAGCACCGGCATCGTCACGCCCGAGCCGACCAGCACGTCCGCCATCCCGCCGGTCACCGTCGGCACCGACTGCAGCGCGAGCACGCGAAACGCGGTGGCAGGGTTCGCGAGCACGAAGACGGCCAGCCAGTCCGGCCCCACGATGTCGGCGGCGATCAGCCCGACCGAGACGAGGTCGTGGACCAGCGCGACCCAGACCCACAGCAGCAACGCGCCGCCGAGGGCGTGGGTCTTCTCCGCTGCGAGCGTCGACAGCAGGGTCGACAGCGCGAGAAACGCCGCGCCGCCCAGTACTGCCGCACCGATGAGGCCGAGATACGCGGGGGTGAACCGCCCCTGGGCCGCGAGCCAGAGCCCGCCGACGCCGAAGCCGGCGACGACCGCACCCGTGAACACCGCGAGCCGGCCGAGATACGTGCCGATGACGATGCGACTGCGTGGAACGGGGAGCGCAAACAGCACGCCGAGCCAGCCGGACTCGTCGCTGCCGACGACCGCGTCGTAGCCGAACAGCAGCGCGACCAGCGGGAGCAGCAGCGCCGAGAGTTCGACGAGGCTGACGACGACCGCGTCGGCGCGGACCACCCCGCCTTGCCCGCCGAGGGCGACGACGAGCACCGACAGCGAGGCGAACAGCGCCGCCAGCGCGAACGCCCAGCGATTCCGGACCGCGAGCGCGAACTCCAACCGCGCGACGGTGGCGACCTGATCGAGCGCCGACCCCTCGCTCACCCCCGTCGGGAGGCTGAACGCGGGCTCCTCGGTGACACCCTCTTCCTCGGCGCTCACGTCGGTCATCGCTCCACCTCCGCCGATGCCGGCTGCCCGCTCTCGGCATCACCAGTCGCCGGCGCCGGCTGCTCGCGCTCGGCGCCCGATACAGTTTCCTCGCGACTGCCGCCGGCGTCGGCGATCAGCGCGCCGAAGCCGGCTTCGAGCTCGTCGCCCTCGCCCAGCTCCCGCAGCTCGCCGACGGCGCCGTCGAACAGCAGGTCGCCGTCGTGGAGCACCGCGGCGTCGTCACACAGCGCCTCGACCTCCGCGAGCACGTGGGTCGTGAGCACGACGGTCAGGTCGGACTCCTCGCGCAGGCGGTCGAGGATCCGGTGGAACTCCGCGACGCCCAGCGGGTCGAGGCCGGCGGTCGGCTCATCGAGCAGGAGCAGCCGCGGGCGGTCGAGCAGCGCCGACGCGAGCGCGAGCCGGCGGTTCATCCCGTTGGAGTAGCCGCCGACCCGGCGATCCGCCGCGTCGTCGAGACCGACAGTCCCGAGCGCGGCGGCGACTCGGTCGGCGCGTTCGGCCTTGGGCACGCCACGGAGGCGGGCGTGGTAGCCGAGCACCTCCCGCCCCGTGAGCGCGTCCGGGAACCCCGCGTGCTCGGGGACGTACCCCACAACGTCGCGGAGCCGGTGGCCGGCGTCGGTCACGTCCGTACCGCCCACGGTCACGGTCCCCGAGTCGGGGGTGAGGTGGCCGACGAGCAGCTTGAACAGCGTGGACTTGCCGGCACCGTTGGTGCCCAGCAGGCCGAACGTCGTGCCCGCCTCGATCGACAGGCTCACGCCGTCGAGCGCGGTCACGTCGCCGTATCGTTTCGTCAGATCAGTCGTCGCTATCGCGTGCATAGTGATCCCTCCAGTCGTGTGGCGAGCGTTCGAGCGGGTGGTAGTCGACGACGCCCGGCGCGTCGACGATCGGGAGCGTGCGCTCGGCCCGGCGGATCGCCTCGAACGCCGGGCTGTTGGTGAACACCGCGGCGGCCGGGTTCTCCCGGACCAGCGTCTCGACCAGCCCGGCGGGGCGGTAGCGGAGCTCGCTCACGCCGTCGTCGTCCAGATCGGCGGCGCCGCCATCGCTCCAGTAGTTCCCGCGCCCGGAGCCGTTCCAGACGTGGGTGTCGCTGGTGACCGCCTGCACGTGCCGACCGTTGCCGACGAAGCTGTTGCCGACGACACGCTCCCCGCTGGTGCCGGCGGTCAGGTGGAAGCCGATCCGGTTCCCCAGCACGAGGTTGTCCCTGATCTCGTTGTCCGCGGAGTTCAGCGAGTAGATCCCGCGTTGGTTGTCGACGAGCGTGTTCCCCCGGATCGTCGAGTAGTCGATGCGCTTGAGCAGGAGCCCGTGGCCGCTGGTGCCGGTGTTGTTCGCGGCGGTGTTGTTCACCACCGCGATCTCCTCGGAGAGCATCAGCGCGTACCCCACGTCGTTGTCGACGGCGGTGTTGTTCACGAGGCGGTTGCGGTGGGAGTACATGTAGTGGACGCCGTAGCGCAGGTCCCAGAGCGTGTTCCCGCGGGCGGTCACGTCCGACGCCCACGAGTAGTAGATGCCGTCCCGGGCGTCGGTGATCCGGTTGTCCTCGAGCAGCGTGCCGGTCGTCTTCCAGAGCTGGACGCCGTTGCCGCGGTAGGACCGCGGCGTCACCGACTCCCGGCCGACGATCGTGTTGTTGCGCAGGGTCGCGTCGTCGACGCCGTCGACCCAGACGCCGAACGTAATCTCGGTCAGTCGGCTGTCGGCGACGGTGACGTTGGGCGCGTCGATCCAGACGCCGGCGTCGTTGGTCGAGGTGTCCATCCCGGAGTTGCGGATCCAGAGGTCCCGAACGGTGACGTTCGCGGCCGCAATCGTGAGCACGTCACCCTCTTGCCCGCCGTCGATCACCGCGCGGGCGTCCGGCGCCGCCGTGACGGTCACCCCCGTGGTGTTCACGACGACGCGGTCGCCGAACCGGCCGCGGAGCCGGACCGTCTCGCCCGGTTCGGCGGCGTCGACGGCGCGCTGGACGGAGTCGAACGACTCGTCGCCGACGGTGGCGACGCCGGACTCAGTCACGGGATCGAACGCGAAGCCGTCGGGGCGTTCCGCGTCCGCGTCGGGCGTCGGCGCCGCCGACGTAGGGGCGACTGCCACCCCCGCGAGCGCGGCGGCAACCACGACCACGAGCGCGACGAACCCGCGTTCGAGTCCGGCGTCGTCCATCAGCGCTGCACCTCCGTTCGGCCGACCCGCTCCCGCAGGCGGTCCGGCACCGCCCGAACGAGCCGGGGCAGTTCACCCACCGTCGCCGTCGAGCCCCGGGCCAGCCACGCGACCACCAGCAGGCCGATGGCGACCACCGTCAGGTAGGCGCCGACGCCGAACCGGGAGTAGCTGGTGATGTTCGCCACCGCGTACTTCCCCCACAGCGGCGGCGTGAACGGGTCCACGCCCATCACTGGCGCGTCGGGGTCGAGCGTGTGGCCCGCCTGATAGAGCCGGTACTGGATGTCCGCCAGCAGGATCCCGAACACCAGCACCGAGCCGACCAGCTGGGCGGTGAGCCCGCGGCGGAGCTTCCGCGCCGTCGGTGCGACGGCGACGAACAGGCTGGCCGCCGCCACGCCGACGAACGCCAGCGGGCCGAGCGACCACTCCGGCACGTCGATCGCGTCGGGGTGGGGCTCGTAGTTCGGCGGCCAGTACACCGGGTCCGGGTAGTAGAACCCGATGTAGCTGTTCAGGCGGGCGATCTCGACGTAGTCGCCGCTGATCCGCGGGTAGGCGTACAGCCCAAGCGACAGCGTCTCGCTGGGGTACTGGACGGCGTCCATCCGGATGTGCCACATCGGGAAGAGGAGGGCGACCACGAGTAGCGCCGCCGCTAGCAGCGGCAGCAGCCGCCTGATCTCGCCGAACTGGCTCGGTTTCGGGCGTTCCATGGTCCTACTCTGAGGGCTCGACGATCATTCGCGAGCGCATCTCCAGGTGGAGCGCGCTGCAGAAGTACGTACAGTAGATCCAGTACACCCCGGGCTCGTCGGCGGTGAACGTCACCTGCCGCGTGTCCTGTGGCGCAAGCGCGAGGTTCACGTCGTGCTCGGGGATCGCCAGCCCGTGGACGATGTCCTGTGTCCCCTCGATGTTGGTCGCGGTCAGGGTGACCTCGTCGCCCTCCTTGACGGTGAAGTCACGCAGGCCGTACTCGCTGCGCTTGAC from Halolamina sediminis encodes:
- a CDS encoding DUF2249 domain-containing protein; its protein translation is MSETTLDVREIPPSDRHPKIHDAFDSLDSGDELVIVNDHEPKPLFYEMQAEVEAFDPDGYSVEQRDDDEYVARFPKR
- a CDS encoding cupin domain-containing protein yields the protein MPEITAIDDLTDTPHAEVFEQRDPRTVRLELDAGEGVPAHTHPGTNVVLHLLDGQLEVSLDDETHELEAGELARFSGERSISPHAVEPSTAIVVLAPATEES
- a CDS encoding DUF7521 family protein, with amino-acid sequence MNVAVVVLKTLTLVLGGSITLYAVRAYRRNGSPALRALAIGFGAITVGALLAGIVDQLLPVNNEFALVVESAFTTLGFGVILYSLYVE
- a CDS encoding LVIVD repeat-containing protein; its protein translation is MHRRQFLRAAGCAIPAVGALPATASATQSAFEPLGSVSITGATEAVVGPESETAYVATQDGFAVVDISTPNEPAVLQRRTGLLSEREGGPMQEILDVKVAGDRLLVAGPANGHEEPVVEGFLLYDVTDPKDPERVAFHETEFPIHNAELTEERAYLVNGSEVVLVGVADEPTELGRWAPRDADPAWAEVDGLLRFAHDVYAQGDRAYVVEWDAGTFVLDVSDPAAPTVVTRIGGRSAETLAEIPSEDAVVHSLSMPGNHHTAAVNDDASLLALNKEAWPTELTEGTEIQPLGEVELWDVREETAPERLATIEAPHSRNPEKAEINTTPHNFEIRGERLYSSWYDGGVKIHDVSDPRNPELLAWWRDPHEWTFWTAQYATEEFFVASSHSRGRYNAGKGALVTFPNRAGEQASPPALTDTETPTPTVEPTPSSTPGTSTPSSPAPTSTPAAESKTVSAPGFGLLGAAGAISLATWRHLRD
- the nosD gene encoding nitrous oxide reductase family maturation protein NosD, with translation MDDAGLERGFVALVVVVAAALAGVAVAPTSAAPTPDADAERPDGFAFDPVTESGVATVGDESFDSVQRAVDAAEPGETVRLRGRFGDRVVVNTTGVTVTAAPDARAVIDGGQEGDVLTIAAANVTVRDLWIRNSGMDTSTNDAGVWIDAPNVTVADSRLTEITFGVWVDGVDDATLRNNTIVGRESVTPRSYRGNGVQLWKTTGTLLEDNRITDARDGIYYSWASDVTARGNTLWDLRYGVHYMYSHRNRLVNNTAVDNDVGYALMLSEEIAVVNNTAANNTGTSGHGLLLKRIDYSTIRGNTLVDNQRGIYSLNSADNEIRDNLVLGNRIGFHLTAGTSGERVVGNSFVGNGRHVQAVTSDTHVWNGSGRGNYWSDGGAADLDDDGVSELRYRPAGLVETLVRENPAAAVFTNSPAFEAIRRAERTLPIVDAPGVVDYHPLERSPHDWRDHYARDSDD
- a CDS encoding winged helix-turn-helix domain-containing protein, whose translation is MKRDPIAVEAPELQDVLDALDDPDCRAILGQLDSPMAAKELSEACEIPQSTTYRKLDLLSDASLVDERTEIRDDGRHTTRYVADFEEIQVSLDEDGSLELAIGRRESTPEERLSALWSEVRTET
- a CDS encoding ABC transporter permease, with translation MTDVSAEEEGVTEEPAFSLPTGVSEGSALDQVATVARLEFALAVRNRWAFALAALFASLSVLVVALGGQGGVVRADAVVVSLVELSALLLPLVALLFGYDAVVGSDESGWLGVLFALPVPRSRIVIGTYLGRLAVFTGAVVAGFGVGGLWLAAQGRFTPAYLGLIGAAVLGGAAFLALSTLLSTLAAEKTHALGGALLLWVWVALVHDLVSVGLIAADIVGPDWLAVFVLANPATAFRVLALQSVPTVTGGMADVLVGSGVTMPVLVAALVAWSVAGTWLASRLVRRRSV
- a CDS encoding SDR family oxidoreductase, which encodes MALANPDLTGSTAFITGTTRGIGKQLALALADHGCNVVSTGKTTDDDETELAGSIEQTAREVRERGAEAIALELDLRDEDRVEAIVDEAIDQFGEIDIVINNASAIQLANVADLPADRFDLLTDVNVRGSHLVAHAFADHLADQEEAWLLSNSPPITTDRSPGKAPYAWSKLGMSFIALSLAEELKSDGVGCNTFWPVTTIDTRASRYFGLGTEDDWRTPEIVSDAVLEILARDPAECTGNSFYDETLLREAGVTDFSEYNVTEGDPAPMSARMFDPAFEREA
- a CDS encoding ABC transporter ATP-binding protein translates to MHAIATTDLTKRYGDVTALDGVSLSIEAGTTFGLLGTNGAGKSTLFKLLVGHLTPDSGTVTVGGTDVTDAGHRLRDVVGYVPEHAGFPDALTGREVLGYHARLRGVPKAERADRVAAALGTVGLDDAADRRVGGYSNGMNRRLALASALLDRPRLLLLDEPTAGLDPLGVAEFHRILDRLREESDLTVVLTTHVLAEVEALCDDAAVLHDGDLLFDGAVGELRELGEGDELEAGFGALIADAGGSREETVSGAEREQPAPATGDAESGQPASAEVER